The genomic DNA CAAGCCGAACTCGCCGAAAGGGCCGGCGTCTCCCGTCAGACCATCGCCAATATCGAGCGCGGAAACTACTCGCCGTCCGTGCACCTCGCACTGGATATCTGCCGCGAACTTGGAAAAACCGTTGAAGAAATCTTTGGAGCTGAACAACATGATTAACGCCATTGCTAACTACTCCCTCAATGAAATCGAGCGCACAACTCGCGATGAATTCGAACGCGATACATGCCTCAAAGCATGCGCAATCGGCATGGCCCCGATCCCATTCCTCGAGCTCATCATCGCCGCAGTCCTTGCTTGGGTCCTCCCTGGCCAAATGAGTATGCTGTGCTTGCTCGCGCTCGCCCCATCCATCATCGGCAATTTCATCGGCACGGCTTGGATGCGCAAGCGGGTCGCTACCCCGCTAGTGAGCCGCAACTGGACGGCTATCGCCGTCTACCTCATCCCACTGATCGCCATGTTCGCTGGTATTGCGTATAATGCCTACGCGCCTGCCGACGGCCACAACCCCGTCGCTTACCTCATCGGCACCGCCGTCGGTGCCATCACCGTACTCATCCTCACCCCATTCATTCGTCGCCGTCAGCACCGCCGCGACCAGGCCCGCCTCGATGCCGAGCTAGAGGACTAAACACCTCCCAGCTCCCCTCACCTGCCCTTCGCGCTCACTGCGCAGGGCGGGTTCTCTCGTCTCGCCCTAGCCGTGAACGCGACGGTAGGTTCCTCCCCCTTGCCGCTCACCGAGATCAAGAAAAGGCCCCACCGTCGAGCGCTGGTGAGCGCGAAGGGCGATGGGGTGGGGCGAGGCTTGACACAGGGCCGGGCTAGGCGGGCTCAGTCTCCTCGACAACCTGCGGCGTCTTCGGCTTCGAGCGGAAAGTCCACAGCTTATTCAGAATGAAATTGATCGGCATTGCAACAATGATGGAAATGGCCGATGCCCAGTACACCTTTGTACGCAGACCGGTTGAATTATCCAGAATGTCTGAAGGCAAATGCAGCGGCGAAGTCGGGTTCATTAACAATGTCGCCACGACTTGGCTTACGAGGAAAGCTCCAATGCCAGCGAGCAGGAATGGGAAGAATCCACGCAGCCAAGACACTTTCGTGACTGAGCGGAAGGTCCACATTCGGTTGAGTTGGTAGTTCCAAGTGTTCGCGACCAAGAAGGCGATAGTCAGGAACACGTGATACCAGCGGATATGAAAGACGGAACCAAAGAGGTTCATAAATGGATCGTCCGCATCAATGCCGCCAGACCACCAAGTAATCTTTCTGCACAGGTAAACGACGAAAAGATTGACAACCGTACCGGAACCGCCGACGATGCCGAATTTGAGAAACTGCCCAAAATTGGACACAAAGCGCGCGACGCTGAGGTCTGCCATGGGCCGCCTTTCTAGCCAGTGAATCAATAACTACTCGATTGTAGTTCTTAAGCCCTGCGAACTGAAAAATTGACGCTCGGAATGTGATAGAGGATCTATAAAAGTTATAGCCTCGTGGAGGAGCGCGAGTGGAGTGCGGAAGTCATAGAGGTCAAGCTCACACGGGGTGGGATAGGTATCGTCGCCGAGCAGCGGGTGGCCGAGGTGATCGAGCAGCACCCGCAGCTGGTGGGTATGACCGGTACGCGGCCACATGGTCACTTCCCGGCCGGCGGCGCGCACATAGGTAGAAGTGAGCGTGCCATCGGAAGCAGCGAGCACTTGACGCGTCCCGCGGGGCTTGCGCATACGCAGGGCAATTTCCCGGTCCACATAAAGCGGCTGCTTGACGACGCCCCGATATCTCTTCACCGCGCTCCCCTCCAAAAAGATGCGCTGGTAAGCGGCGCGGGTATCGGGATTGCGGGAGCAAATGACAAGCCCGGCGGTCAGGCGGTCTAGGCGGTGCAGGGGCACGATATCGTCTTCACCGAAGTCCACGCGCAGGCGGGTTTGCAGAGTTTCGCGCTGGAGGCGACCGTTGGTGGTCGTAGGCAGAAAGTGCGGCTTATCGGCCACGATGAGGTCGCGGTCGGCGTGGACCACGGAGTAGTCGAAAGGAATCGGGCGCTCCGGCGGCACCGTGGGGTGGTACCACGCCGGCACGGGACGCGGAAGCGCGGCACCAGGCGGCAACACGGTGCCAGCCGGAAAGGGGGAGTCGCCGGCAAGTGCGGCGAAGTACTCCCCTTCCTCCGGCACGCGGCCACGCAGGACCGTTTTGCGCGGGGAGATACCCGCGCGGGCGGGTGGCCTTCCGGAATCAGGCACCGGCGAGGCGGTCAACGGCGGCATCGATGCGTTCATCGGTACCGTTGAGGCCGATGCGCACGTGCTTCTCACCGGCCGGGCCATAAAAATCACCGGGAGCGGCGAGGATGCCACGCTCGGCTAGCCAATCGATGGTTTCACGGCAGTTCTCGCCCCGGGTAGCCCAAAGGTACATGCCGGCATCGGAGTGGTCGATGGTAAAGCCGGCGTCGACAAGCGCGTGCATGAGCACCGCGCGCCGAGAGGCGTAGCGGTTGCGCTGAAGGGCCTCAGTGTCGTCGTCGTTTAGCGCGGCGACCATGGCGGCCTGGATGGGACCTGGAACGATGAGGCCGGCGTGCTTGCGCAGCTGGAGCAGCTCGGCGATGAGGTCATTATCGCCAGCGAAGAAGCCGGCGCGGTAGGAGGCCATGTTCGCGGTCTTGGACAGCGAATGCATAGCGATCAGGCCGGTGTTATCGCCATCGGTCACGCGCGGATCGAGGATAGAGACCGGCGGGTTATCGTCGTTCCAACCCAAGCTCATATAGCACTCATCGGAGGCGATAATGGCGCCGGTCTCCCGCGCCCACGCCACGATGCGGCGCAGTTCCTCCACGCCGATCACGCGGCCGGTGGGATTGGACGGAGAATTCAAAAAGACCAGGGAGGCATCCTGGAAATCGGAATCCGCGCGCAGCGGCGTGGCGCCGGCGAGCAGGGCGCCTACCTCGTAGGTGGGATAGGCCACCGACGGGAAGGCGACGGTCTCGCCGCGCATACCCAAAAGCGTAGGCAGCCAGGCGATAGCCTCCTTGGTGCCAACCACCGGCAATACGCGGTCGACCTGCATGTTATAGCGGCGCGTTAGCGCGGCGGCGATGGCCTCGCGCAGATCCGGGGTGCCGGCTGTCTGCGGGTAGCCAGGGTTCTGCGCGGCTGCGGTCAACGCGAGCTGCACGCCTGGGGATACAGGGTCAACGGGGTTGCCCACCGAGAGGTCAACGATTCCACCCGGGTGGGCCTGGGCCTTTTTCTTGGCGCCGGCCAGTGAATCCCAGGGGAAGTCTGGAAGCGTCTTTCCTAGCGGTGTGCGTGCCATGTCTTACTCCTGATTCTGTGGCGGAAGCGCGGCAATCATTGGAACGTCAAAGTCCTGTGGGCCGAGGGCCGCCGCGCCGCCTGGGGAACCCAGGTCATCGAAGAATGCCGCGTTGGCGTCGTTGTAGTCCAGCCACTCATCGGGAACGTCGTCCTCGTAGAAGATGGCCTCAACCGGGCATGCGGGCTCGCAGGCGCCGCAGTCCACGCACTCATCCGGATGGATGTAGAGCATGCGCTTGCCCTCGTAGATGCAATCAACAGGGCATTCTTCAACGCAGCTGCGGTCCATTACGTCAACGCAAGGCTGTGCGATCGTATAAGTCATGGAGATTCCTTGAAGCTTCCTGATTTCTCGGATTTGGGATGTTTAACAGTATGTCACTTCTGCTTGAAAAATGGCCAAACGCCGCCGCCTATCCCCGCCAAAAGCAGGAGCACGCTGAGAATATTATTGGCCAAGAGCATGTCTCCGGTCATCGGCACCATCAGCAGGAAGGCGAAAAAGCCCAAGCTCCATACGATAAGCGGGATGGCGCCGACCACCGGCGCGGAACTCCACAGGCGGGCAGTACGGGTGAGCACAGAATTAAACCACCACGCTAGCAGGATAGTGATGGGAAAAGCCACGCTCGCCCCATTGGATAGCGGAATGCGCGCGGTGAGGTAGATGACCTCGAGGAAGACCGACAGCAGCGCACCAATGGCCAGCCACACCAGTCCAGTTATCTGCTCGCCGCGGCTAAAATCCGTGCGCATTACAGTCCACCGAGCAGGTCATCGGCAGGCTCCCCCTGTCCGAGCTGGAAGTACTCGGCGCGCAATAGCGGCATGACCAACAGGTTAGACAGCCCATAGGCACCCGGCACCTGTTCCGGTTCGTGCAGGGCAGCCACGGCGGCCGTGGGGTTTGTGCGGGTGGTGGAGCCATCGGCCAACCAGATTTGGGAGGCGTGGGCGCGCATGGCGGCTCGCTTGGCGTCCAAGGCGGCGTCGGAAAGAGCGAGGATGACGTCCGCGCCCTTGTTGGTGAAATTGTCCAAGTACTCCTGGCCGGGCTTGCTCCACCCCGCCGGAGCATCGAGGGTGTCCAGGCCTGCGTAGTTGGCAGCGCGCTCAAAAATGCCGTACCAGATGCGCATGCTTGCCGAGGCCGCCTTCTTTACCGCCTTGTGCACCGCCACATGGTCCGGGTGGCCGTAACCGCCATCAGGCCCGTAGGTGAGGATGGCGTGGGGTCGGATGGCTTCGAGCTCCTCGCTGAGAAATTCGGCGGCCTCATCGATGCGGTTGACCAACGCACGGGGGTTATCGTGTGAGGGAGAACCCGCCATGCCAGAGTCGCGGAAATGCCCGAATCCACCCAGTTGAATGCCCTTGACGCCCAGTGCATCGAGGGCATTGGCCAATTCGCGGGCGCGGAAGCCTCCCAATTGATCATGATCAGCTAGGCCCTGGTAAGGCTCACCAATGACCTCGCCGTCCTCACCCAAGGTGAGCGTAATGACGGTAACCTCGGCGCCGCGAGCGGCCAAAGTCGCCAGCGTGCCACCCATGAAAAGCGTTTCATCATCCGGGTGGGCGTGCACCGCCACGACGCGGTAACCGGTTAAGTCTTTAGTCTTCATCTATCCTCCAGCGGGGCGCGGTGAAAAGACCATCGTCCCAATCATCGATGCTTTGGCCGGGGCCTACAATACCTTGCCCGAGCGCGTGGACTCGCGTCTCATCTACCAGCGGCACATAAAGCACTTCCTTGGAATTGACGTCACGAATGCGTCCGAGCGCTTCTTTAGGGCTCATGGTTCCGGATAGGATTTCCGCGCGTATTTCATCTGCATTGTCTGGGCAGATGCCGGAAAGATCCCCGGCCAACGGTTGCTTATCATCACAGCTGAAAATATTCGCCGCGGCCATCGAATTCAAAGAAATATCCTCCCAGGTCACTACCGCATCCACGTCGCCTTCTGGCAGGAGCTTGGAGGTAATCGTGGTCAGGCGCTCGGAGACTATCTCGGCATCAATCCCATGGGCCTCGAGGACGTCGTAGAGAGTATTAGCAGCGGCCAACGCCGTGGGGCTGGTGGGGTCCACCGCAAAGCGAATGGGTTTCTTGCTAGCGCGGGTGCGCAACGCGGTGAGATCGGCGTTCTTGCCCACTGGATTGTTTCCGGGCTTCAGATTGGAGGCCCGGCCGGTGGCTAGGCGGGCTACTTGGTCCGTATCAATCAGCGAGGCCAATCCACGGCGCTGCGATCTTTCTTCCATTGCTCCTTCAGCGGTGGACATATGTAGGCGCAGCTGTCGTGAGCGGGTAAGCGTCTTTTGGGAGACGTGCCCCAAAAGAGCCAATGCTTCCTCCGAGGTCTGACCTGGAGTAAAGTCCGCGAAACCGATTTGCCCGGAGCGCAGCATATTCAGCGCTTGGGTGCTATCGCGGACTTCCCGCAGCTGGATGACGTCCACTTGGGCTGGGTTTGCGCCCCAGAATCGGTCATTGCGATTCAGGGTAATGACTCCGCGGCCGCGGTCTACGCTATCGACGAGAAAACGCCCGGCCGAGGCCGGGATTTTATCGGCCAAGGCGGAGCCGAAATTATCGTCTTGCAGCAGATGCGAAGGCAGCAGATTATGGAAAAGCAGGTGCCAATCCTTGACCCGTTGGGAAAAATCCACCGTGACCTCGCGACCCCCATCGGAGGTATTGACGGCCGAAATTGCGTGGTAACCGGCGGGATCCCGCACGCCAGCCGTGGTGGTCATCTGCTTCCACAGATAGCTAAAGTCCGCACCGGAAATGGGTGTGCCATCGGACCACTGCGCCGGCGAGGCAATAACGTAGCGCACCCGCTGCGCCACGCCCTTGGGTGCCTTTACTTCGGAGGCGGATTCGAGGATATCGGCGTCCATACGTCCGTTGTGGAAGGCAGAGGGCAAAACCAGCTCGGCTATTTGGTCCACCAGCTCGGAATTATTGGCCACCAAATGCGGGTTGAGGCCCGCGCGCAGGGGATCCACGCCGACAGAAATGGTGGGGCGCTGCGCGGAATCGGTGTCTTGAGGTGCCTCTTCTTCCGGGGTTGCGGCAGTGGTGGATTGGTCTTCCTGCAGCGCGGAGTCATTGTCCTCCACCACTGGAGGTGGGCCGGGGTTGGCCGCGCAGGCGCTTAGAAAGGCGATGCTAACTGCACTGAGCATCGCCGCCATTACCGACGCCGTGCGCCATGTTTTAGCCGGATTCTTTTTCATCGCGCACTACTTTAGTCCTTCTACCCCGCCGAAACGAAGATTTTTGGCGCTAAACTCGTACCCACACTACTTCTTATAGGGAGGCCCCAATGCTTATTTGCCAAGAGATGTTCCTGCTATTGACCAAAGACAATGGCAAGAAGGAAGATTGGGTATCCAATAATGAAGCTGCTCTGCGCGCCACCGTGCTCGCTGACCTGTTATTGGGTGAGCACATCGAGCTTACCGGGAAGAAAAAGGTAGAGGCCACTGCGAAGCGCCCCGGACACCCCGTCTTGGCATGGGCTTGGGAGGAGCTGCAGCAACACAAGGTCACCAGCATGAAAAACCTATTGGAAGCCTCGTGGTTTACCCCAAGGGAGATAATCGCTTTGGACTTCCATGCGAATGGTCAGCTGGATGTAGAAAAGGCCAAGTGGTGGCAGTTGAGCGGCGACCGCTACATCATGACGGACCTGGAGCTGGAAAAGAAACTGCGCGAACGACTGGTTGCAATCCTGGAGGCGCGGCGGCCGGCCGAGGTCAATGACGTCATTATTCTCGATATCCTCCGCGAGGTCAGCGGTGCCTATACCCTGTTGAAAAACGATGCGGAGGGGATGAAGCGCCGCGAGATGCGGGCACGCATCCAAGAAATCAAGCAAGAGCTCGAATATGACAATGCCGCCACCTCTGCAGTCAAAGCCGTAGTGGAGGAGGCGGCAGCGCTAGCGGCGGTGGTTGCCACATCGGCGGCAATCACCACTACCTAGGGGCAAGCTATTTATTCATCTGCTTGGCACGGGCGGCGGCACGCTTACGGTCGGTAGCGGAAAGCTCCACCTTGCGCACGCGCAGGACGTCCGGGGCAACCTCGACACATTCGTCGTTGCCACAGAATTCCAATGCCTCTTCAAGGGAGAGGGTGTGTGCCTTAGCCAGGGTGACCGTGGCATCCGCAGTAGCGGAGCGCATATTGGTCAGTTTCTTTTCCTTGGTGATGTTGATGTCAATATCCTCATCGCGGTTATTGGCACCAACGACCATGCCCTCATAAGCCTCGGCGCCCGGCTCGACGAAGAAGTTGCCGCGGTCAGCCAGCTGCATCAGCGCATACTGAGTGATCTGGCCGGAACGGTCAGCCACGAGAGAGCCGGTCGGGCGGGACTTGATCTCGCCGGCCCATACATCCAGGCCGTCGGACATGGAGTTGGCAATGCCGGCACCACGTGTCTCGGTCATGAACTGGGTGCGGAAGCCAATGAGACCGCGAGCAGGAACGCGGAAGACCATGCGCACCCAGTCGCCCTCGCGAACGTCCATAGCCTGCATCTGACCCTTGCGGCCAGCCAACAGCTGGGTAATAGCGCCCTGGTGCTCGGACGGGGAGTCAATGGTGAGGATCTCGTATGGCTCGTAGGTCTTGCCGTCGATTTCCTTGGTCACAACCTGAGGCTTGCCGATGGTCAGCTCGAAGCCCTCGCGGCGCATGGACTCGATGAGCACGGATAGCGCCATCTCGCCGCGGCCCTGGACCTCCCAAGCATCGGGGCGCTCGGTAGGCAGCACGCGCAGGGACACGTTACCGATAAGCTCCTGCTCCAACCGGGCCTTGACCATACGCGCGGTAAGCTTATCGCCACCGCCCTGTCCTGCCATCGGGGAGGTATTGACGCCGATGGTCATGGAGATGGCCGGCTCGTCCACGGTGATGCGCGGCAGAGCCTCAGGGTTTTCCGGATCGGCGATGGTGTCACCAATCATGACATCGGAGATACCGGAAATGGCCACGATATCGCCGGCGATGGCCTCCTCCGCGGGCTGGCGCTCGAAGCCCACGGTGCGCAGCAGTTCGGCCACCTTAACGGTCTTGGTGTGCTGGTTGCCTTCCTCGTCGTAGTGAATCCAGGCAACCTGCTGGCCCTTCTTAATGCGGCCGGCGTAGATACGCAGCAGTGCGATACGGCCAAGGAAGTCGGAAGCGTCCAGGTTGGTGACGTGGGCCTGCAGCGGGGCGTCAACGGTCGCGGAAGGCTCAGGAAGGACGTTATAGATGACGTCGAAAAGAGGCTGCAGATCCTCGCCCTCTGGGACATTGCCATCGCCAGGGTTTTCAGTGGAAGCGATGCCTGCGCGACCGGAAGCATAAAGTACCGGCAGATCCAGCAGCTCCTCGGCGGCGGCTGCGGCTTCCTCATCTTCCAGGCCAGCGGCGATTTCCAGCAGCAGGTCCTGGGATTCGGAGACGACCTCGTCGATGCGGGCATCCGGGCGATCGGTCTTGTTCACGCAGATGATAACCGGCAGCTTGGCCTCTAGCGCCTTGGTAAGAACGAAGCGCGTCTGCGGCAGCGGGCCCTCGGAGGCATCCACGAGCAGAACCACGCCATCCACCATGGAAATGCCGCGCTCGACCTCGCCGCCGAAGTCGGCGTGGCCTGGGGTATCAATGACGTTAATGATGAGGTCCTGGCCGTCTTTGCCAAGGCCCTTGCGGTGGATGGCCGTATTCTTGGCCAGAATGGTAATGCCGCGCTCGCGCTCCTGGTCATTGGAGTCCATGACGCGGTCCGTGTGTTCACCGTGTTCACCAAAGGCGCCGGACTGCTCCAGCATGCCGTTGACCAAGGTGGTCTTGCCATGGTCAACGTGCGCGACAATGGCAACATTACGGAACTCGGTATTACTCACTAGTGGGGTTCTCCTTCGGAGGATCTACAGCGCTTGCGCGCGCGGAATTGATCTTGAACGAGCCCCCACGATACCCCCTTAAAGGGCCAAGTGCAGCATTGGGGATGGCTTTACCCCGTAACGCGTCGTATAGGGCGAGCGAAGAAACTTATAGATTTCGAAAGCACTTGACACTCCCGAAACCATCACTATCGTTACTGTAGGTAACATTGTTACAAATGTGACTAATGGGGTTTGACCACCCTTCCCGAGACCGCACCCAAGGAATTGATATCGTGAGCAACGCCCAAACCACCTGGCGCCTGTCCGGCCGCACCGGTTATATCGCCGCCGCTACGGCCGCGCTCATCGGACTCGCGTCCCCCCTCGTCGCCCCGGCTCAAGCCTCCGCCCCGGATCTTTCTTCCTTGGTGCAGCAGGCTTCTTCCCATAGCCCACTAGACGAGTTGGGCCGCCCGAACCAAGAAACCCAGGACCGCATCCGCGCCTTCGCGGCCCAACCTTGGATCCCGGAGGACGCCCGCAACGCCATCCTGTCTGGCCTCGCCTTCTTCGTCGGCGGCGGCGATGGCAAGGGAGGCGTGGCCATGCCAGAGGGCAATAACCCGAATTTCCGCCAGTTCTACTGGCCCACCGTCTCCGCCCACTGCATCGGCGGTACCAGCGACGCCATGGGCTCTGCTATCGCTATCCCCGGCCCCACCGAAATGCCAGCACCGGGAGCAAAGCCTGGCGAAACCGTATTCCTCTTCACCGCTCTCGGTACCCCACCGGCCGCGCGCGAACAGGGCGGAATGAATGTCCAGTGGTTCAACCTCGATACCCTGCGCAGCGGTGTTACCCCGCTCAATAACAACGGCATCAACAATGATGGCCCTACTACCTTGTCCGGCACCGCACAGACCGGCAAGGGCACGGTTGTAGCGCTGCTTAGCGGGTCTGTTAATACCGCAGAATCGCGCTGTAATTTCGCGCCCACCGCCGCCTTCCTTGAGGTGAAGTAGATGGCGGTAGATCTCCATCCGGTCAAGCGCGAGACCTTTAATACCGCGAACTATACGAATACCGATCCCAAGGGTTACCTGCGAGAAGTTGATACCTACACCGAAACCGACTTTGGCCTTTACATGGCCCGGGGCGCCGATCACCCGCGCTTTGGCTACTTAGAATCGTGGTTGCTGCCGGATCTCAATCTGCGCGCCAATATCTTCCACTTTCGCCCTGGCGTCGACGTTCGCCAAGATTTTTATATCGACGTTGCCGAAATCCTGCGCGATGGTGCAGTGTGGACCACCCGCGATCTTTACGCAGACCTCGTAGCCACGCACGGAGAGCCCATCTGCGTGCTCGACATCGATGAGCTATCGGCCGCAACTTCCGCAGGTTTAATTACCGCCGAAGATGCGGAGAAAGCGATCGATACCACACTTGCCGCAGTAGAAGGCATTACTCGCAGCGGCGACGATGCGATGGCTTGGTTGGCACACCAAGGGATAAACTTGTATTGGTCCGATAACATCACCCTAACCCCAGAAGGATAATTTATGGCTGGAGGCCTTTTTGCCCTGCTTGACGACGTCGCCCTGATCGCCCGCTCCGCTGCCTCTAGCGTTGACGATGTGGCCGCCCTTGCGGGTAAAACCTCCATGAAGTCCGCAGGTGTGGTGGTCGACGATGCCGCCGTAACCCCGCAATACGTCGAGGGCATTAAGCCGCAGCGTGAGCTGCCGATGATCTGGCGCATCACCAAGGGCTCGCTCATCAATAAGCTCGTCATCATCTTGCCCATCGCCATGATCCTCTCTTGGATCGCGCCGTGGGCGCTCACGCCCATCTTGATGTGCGGCGGCACCTATTTGTGTTTCGAGGGCGCGGAAAAAATCCTGCATCACCTTCTTCCCCACCGAGAGAAGGAAACTGAATCGGTCCAGGAAAAGGGCGCAGACGCCGAAGATAGCTTGGTCAAGTCCGCGATTACCACTGACCTCATCTTGTCATCTGAGATCATGGTTATCTCCTTAAACGAGGTAATCGACCAGCCGTTCTGGATGCGCCTGGGAGCCCTCATTTTCGTCGGCATCTTGCTGACCCTGGGTGTCTACGGCGCCGTGGGCCTGTTGGTCAAGATGGACGATATTGGCATGGCCCTCAATAAGCGCCACAATGGCAAGTCCACCGTGGGCAACGCCTTAGTCAAGGGCATGCCGATCTTTCTCGATATCATCGGCGTCATCGGTACCGCCGCCATGCTGTGGGTAGGCGGCCACATCGTAGTCAAGGGCCTGCACGAATTCGGCATGGATCAGCCGCATGAATTCATCGCGTCCGTGACCGAGAAGATCTCCAATGGCGCCCTGGCGTGGCTGGCAGATACCGGCATGTCCATGGTCTGCGGCCTAGTGCTTGGCGTAGTGGTTGCCACCATCGTGATGGCAGTCAAGGCCTCCTTTGGCAAGACCTCGGCCACCTCCGCCCAGCCGGCGGAGGCTTGAAACGCCGTAGCCCGGCTACATAAATAGCATCAGCGAAACCGCCATCACGGCCATGCCAGCAATCAAGCCGTAGATAGCGTGATGGTGCTCGCCGGTCTCCTCAGCGGTGGGCAATAGCTCATCCAGCGAGATAAAGACCATAATGCCGGCAATGGCGGCGAAACTAATACCCATCGTCGCCGGCCCAATGACCGGCATGAGAAGGCCGAAGCCGATGAGCGCGCCGAGCGGCTCGGCCAGTCCAGACAAGGTCGCCCACCAAAAGGCCTTCTTGCGGGAGCCAGTGGCCTCGCGCAGCGGAACAGCCACCGCAATACCTTCCGGGATATTGTGAATGGCGATGGCCACTGCCACCGGCACCGCAATTTCCTTAGATTCCAGGCCGGATAGGAAGGTGGCAAACCCCTCGGGGAAATTGTGCAGGCCCAGCGCGCAGGCGGTAAATACGCCGGTTTTCATTAGCTTCTTGCGGCGGGCTTCTTCGGCCGTGGTGGCCGGCTCATCGGGGTTAATCTCCTCCGG from Corynebacterium tuberculostearicum includes the following:
- a CDS encoding helix-turn-helix transcriptional regulator, which produces MAENPNMVRKWRRWQELSQAELAERAGVSRQTIANIERGNYSPSVHLALDICRELGKTVEEIFGAEQHD
- a CDS encoding transcriptional regulator — translated: MINAIANYSLNEIERTTRDEFERDTCLKACAIGMAPIPFLELIIAAVLAWVLPGQMSMLCLLALAPSIIGNFIGTAWMRKRVATPLVSRNWTAIAVYLIPLIAMFAGIAYNAYAPADGHNPVAYLIGTAVGAITVLILTPFIRRRQHRRDQARLDAELED
- a CDS encoding GtrA family protein; amino-acid sequence: MADLSVARFVSNFGQFLKFGIVGGSGTVVNLFVVYLCRKITWWSGGIDADDPFMNLFGSVFHIRWYHVFLTIAFLVANTWNYQLNRMWTFRSVTKVSWLRGFFPFLLAGIGAFLVSQVVATLLMNPTSPLHLPSDILDNSTGLRTKVYWASAISIIVAMPINFILNKLWTFRSKPKTPQVVEETEPA
- a CDS encoding pseudouridine synthase, producing MPPLTASPVPDSGRPPARAGISPRKTVLRGRVPEEGEYFAALAGDSPFPAGTVLPPGAALPRPVPAWYHPTVPPERPIPFDYSVVHADRDLIVADKPHFLPTTTNGRLQRETLQTRLRVDFGEDDIVPLHRLDRLTAGLVICSRNPDTRAAYQRIFLEGSAVKRYRGVVKQPLYVDREIALRMRKPRGTRQVLAASDGTLTSTYVRAAGREVTMWPRTGHTHQLRVLLDHLGHPLLGDDTYPTPCELDLYDFRTPLALLHEAITFIDPLSHSERQFFSSQGLRTTIE
- the dapC gene encoding succinyldiaminopimelate transaminase, with the protein product MARTPLGKTLPDFPWDSLAGAKKKAQAHPGGIVDLSVGNPVDPVSPGVQLALTAAAQNPGYPQTAGTPDLREAIAAALTRRYNMQVDRVLPVVGTKEAIAWLPTLLGMRGETVAFPSVAYPTYEVGALLAGATPLRADSDFQDASLVFLNSPSNPTGRVIGVEELRRIVAWARETGAIIASDECYMSLGWNDDNPPVSILDPRVTDGDNTGLIAMHSLSKTANMASYRAGFFAGDNDLIAELLQLRKHAGLIVPGPIQAAMVAALNDDDTEALQRNRYASRRAVLMHALVDAGFTIDHSDAGMYLWATRGENCRETIDWLAERGILAAPGDFYGPAGEKHVRIGLNGTDERIDAAVDRLAGA
- the fdxA gene encoding ferredoxin, which translates into the protein MTYTIAQPCVDVMDRSCVEECPVDCIYEGKRMLYIHPDECVDCGACEPACPVEAIFYEDDVPDEWLDYNDANAAFFDDLGSPGGAAALGPQDFDVPMIAALPPQNQE
- a CDS encoding PIG-L family deacetylase, whose amino-acid sequence is MKTKDLTGYRVVAVHAHPDDETLFMGGTLATLAARGAEVTVITLTLGEDGEVIGEPYQGLADHDQLGGFRARELANALDALGVKGIQLGGFGHFRDSGMAGSPSHDNPRALVNRIDEAAEFLSEELEAIRPHAILTYGPDGGYGHPDHVAVHKAVKKAASASMRIWYGIFERAANYAGLDTLDAPAGWSKPGQEYLDNFTNKGADVILALSDAALDAKRAAMRAHASQIWLADGSTTRTNPTAAVAALHEPEQVPGAYGLSNLLVMPLLRAEYFQLGQGEPADDLLGGL
- a CDS encoding ABC transporter family substrate-binding protein, whose amino-acid sequence is MKKNPAKTWRTASVMAAMLSAVSIAFLSACAANPGPPPVVEDNDSALQEDQSTTAATPEEEAPQDTDSAQRPTISVGVDPLRAGLNPHLVANNSELVDQIAELVLPSAFHNGRMDADILESASEVKAPKGVAQRVRYVIASPAQWSDGTPISGADFSYLWKQMTTTAGVRDPAGYHAISAVNTSDGGREVTVDFSQRVKDWHLLFHNLLPSHLLQDDNFGSALADKIPASAGRFLVDSVDRGRGVITLNRNDRFWGANPAQVDVIQLREVRDSTQALNMLRSGQIGFADFTPGQTSEEALALLGHVSQKTLTRSRQLRLHMSTAEGAMEERSQRRGLASLIDTDQVARLATGRASNLKPGNNPVGKNADLTALRTRASKKPIRFAVDPTSPTALAAANTLYDVLEAHGIDAEIVSERLTTITSKLLPEGDVDAVVTWEDISLNSMAAANIFSCDDKQPLAGDLSGICPDNADEIRAEILSGTMSPKEALGRIRDVNSKEVLYVPLVDETRVHALGQGIVGPGQSIDDWDDGLFTAPRWRIDED
- a CDS encoding GOLPH3/VPS74 family protein, encoding MLICQEMFLLLTKDNGKKEDWVSNNEAALRATVLADLLLGEHIELTGKKKVEATAKRPGHPVLAWAWEELQQHKVTSMKNLLEASWFTPREIIALDFHANGQLDVEKAKWWQLSGDRYIMTDLELEKKLRERLVAILEARRPAEVNDVIILDILREVSGAYTLLKNDAEGMKRREMRARIQEIKQELEYDNAATSAVKAVVEEAAALAAVVATSAAITTT
- the typA gene encoding translational GTPase TypA, translated to MSNTEFRNVAIVAHVDHGKTTLVNGMLEQSGAFGEHGEHTDRVMDSNDQERERGITILAKNTAIHRKGLGKDGQDLIINVIDTPGHADFGGEVERGISMVDGVVLLVDASEGPLPQTRFVLTKALEAKLPVIICVNKTDRPDARIDEVVSESQDLLLEIAAGLEDEEAAAAAEELLDLPVLYASGRAGIASTENPGDGNVPEGEDLQPLFDVIYNVLPEPSATVDAPLQAHVTNLDASDFLGRIALLRIYAGRIKKGQQVAWIHYDEEGNQHTKTVKVAELLRTVGFERQPAEEAIAGDIVAISGISDVMIGDTIADPENPEALPRITVDEPAISMTIGVNTSPMAGQGGGDKLTARMVKARLEQELIGNVSLRVLPTERPDAWEVQGRGEMALSVLIESMRREGFELTIGKPQVVTKEIDGKTYEPYEILTIDSPSEHQGAITQLLAGRKGQMQAMDVREGDWVRMVFRVPARGLIGFRTQFMTETRGAGIANSMSDGLDVWAGEIKSRPTGSLVADRSGQITQYALMQLADRGNFFVEPGAEAYEGMVVGANNRDEDIDINITKEKKLTNMRSATADATVTLAKAHTLSLEEALEFCGNDECVEVAPDVLRVRKVELSATDRKRAAARAKQMNK
- a CDS encoding Rv1157c family protein, which codes for MGFDHPSRDRTQGIDIVSNAQTTWRLSGRTGYIAAATAALIGLASPLVAPAQASAPDLSSLVQQASSHSPLDELGRPNQETQDRIRAFAAQPWIPEDARNAILSGLAFFVGGGDGKGGVAMPEGNNPNFRQFYWPTVSAHCIGGTSDAMGSAIAIPGPTEMPAPGAKPGETVFLFTALGTPPAAREQGGMNVQWFNLDTLRSGVTPLNNNGINNDGPTTLSGTAQTGKGTVVALLSGSVNTAESRCNFAPTAAFLEVK